In Bacteroidota bacterium, a single genomic region encodes these proteins:
- a CDS encoding RAP domain-containing protein, producing QGLVIHQQYFVEGYFLDIFTTVNGQLFAIECEGARYHRVGGNRTGRLLGDDILKERILTQCGYKVIHILYEEWITIQDQQRWLRQKLHLD from the coding sequence CGCAGGGACTTGTAATTCATCAGCAATATTTCGTTGAAGGATACTTTCTAGATATCTTTACAACCGTCAATGGTCAATTATTTGCAATCGAGTGTGAAGGAGCCAGATATCATCGCGTTGGCGGAAACAGAACGGGACGATTGTTGGGTGATGATATCCTGAAGGAACGGATACTTACTCAATGTGGATACAAAGTAATTCACATACTCTATGAAGAATGGATAACAATTCAGGATCAACAACGTTGGCTACGTCAAAAATTACATTTAGACTAA
- a CDS encoding transposase, protein MILNKGKIIDASIVEVPVQRNTREENEAIWEANSNKMSHKDTDAATHDSIPGQKLLSKHDWGQTLHGDSAYTGEPFERVVNRCSMKNQIHEKGYRNNPLTKKQKERNRKKSKVRARVEHVFGFMKQATRHVIIRTIGMVRAKVKIGLLNLTYNLCRYSYHLQPERA, encoded by the coding sequence ATGATCCTCAACAAAGGAAAGATAATTGATGCGAGTATTGTTGAGGTACCAGTTCAACGAAATACCAGAGAGGAGAATGAGGCGATATGGGAAGCAAACTCCAATAAAATGAGCCATAAAGATACAGATGCTGCCACCCACGATAGTATTCCCGGACAGAAGTTACTGAGCAAGCACGACTGGGGACAGACCTTGCATGGAGACAGCGCTTACACGGGAGAACCATTTGAACGAGTTGTCAACCGATGTAGCATGAAAAACCAAATTCACGAAAAAGGATACCGGAATAATCCTTTGACCAAGAAGCAGAAAGAGCGGAATAGAAAGAAAAGCAAGGTTAGAGCGCGAGTTGAACACGTTTTCGGATTTATGAAACAGGCTACGAGACACGTTATTATTCGTACCATAGGAATGGTGAGGGCGAAAGTGAAGATTGGATTGTTGAATCTCACTTACAATTTGTGCCGTTATAGCTATCACCTGCAACCCGAAAGGGCATAG